The following are encoded in a window of Hemitrygon akajei chromosome 24, sHemAka1.3, whole genome shotgun sequence genomic DNA:
- the LOC140715720 gene encoding formyl peptide receptor-related sequence 1-like gives MSLSEGMYNSTLTGNLPSYNSTDSRYSKEWGAPSVMSMFILILTILLGVPGNSAVIWMTGFKMKTTAHTVCYLNLAVADLMYCLCLPSLMVVISSRHTGDMHGILLGITAIIMFLNGSASINLLCLISMYRCLAITRPIWFRQHLRLAWVRATCFMAWVIAIAMWLPAMMLRSLSNTAWILSALSFGLPFVIMLICYAVIGKRLHEGRFADSRKPIGLLVTTVAAFVICWLPFSLWILLTTVLIVPLGWIMFFQTLASLNSALNPLIYVFAGSDFRQVFKRSLFASLQLAFAEHEQLDETQNRNPTSNTNV, from the coding sequence ATGTCGCTCTCTGAAGGGATGTATAATTCGACGCTCACTGGGAATCTGCCCTCCTACAATTCCACGGACAGTCGATACAGCAAGGAGTGGGGAGCACCTTCCGTCATGTCAATGTTCATCCTCATTCTCACCATCCTACTGGGCGTCCCAGGCAACAGCGCAGTAATCTGGATGACGGGCTTCAAAATGAAGACAACTGCCCACACTGTGTGTTACCTGAACCTGGCTGTGGCTGACCTGATGTATTGCCTGTGTCTCCCCTCACTCATGGTCGTCATTTCCAGTCGTCACACTGGGGACATGCACGGTATCCTTTTGGGGATCACTGCGATAATTATGTTCCTAAACGGATCTGCCAGCATAAATCTGTTATGCCTGATCAGCATGTATCGCTGCCTGGCTATTACACGGCCCATCTGGTTCCGGCAACATCTGAGACTCGCATGGGTACGTGCGACCTGCTTCATGGCCTGGGTCATAGCCATCGCCATGTGGCTGCCTGCAATgatgcttcggagcctttccAATACGGCGTGGATTTTGTCTGCCCTCAGCTTCGGTCTCCCCTTTGTGATTATGCTTATTTGTTACGCCGTCATTGGCAAGAGGTTGCACGAGGGAAGGTTCGCTGATTCAAGGAAGCCAATAGGCCTGCTTGTGACCACGGTCGCCGCCTTTGTGATCTGCTGGCTCCCCTTCAGTCTCTGGATCCTCCTAACAACCGTCCTCATTGTTCCTCTGGGCTGGATCATGTTCTTTCAAACCCTGGCGTCACTCAACAGCGCCCTCAACCCTCTTATCTACGTCTTCGCAGGTAGCGACTTCCGTCAGGTCTTCAAGCGCTCCCTGTTTGCTTCGCTCCAGCTGGCCTTCGCCGAACATGAGCAACTGGATGAGACCCAGAACAGAAATCCCACCTCAAATACAAATGTCTGA